A part of Liolophura sinensis isolate JHLJ2023 chromosome 1, CUHK_Ljap_v2, whole genome shotgun sequence genomic DNA contains:
- the LOC135462040 gene encoding trinucleotide repeat-containing gene 6C protein-like isoform X1, translating into MQQAAAGKKPSNQSGSRSGWGEGDDDGGWSQGPPATGSGWTELECAASSENGDEIGTWHNPPESSWSANNNEIIVDSRDKEAWPSIGDNSEETSESGEADNCSVKSGSVISSSSNQGQSQEAGQGSSAIHGQSASSIWGASNSSGQGSDSNVWGIGSTPSPSANMNSIGWGNLPASVSVNNQGHNMQPSASSAGSDSAQEFTNSSPFSGWGVSAAQGSSPMPQYSMQMPGSGNKEKLHGFLPNGGAQMDKSNGSVFGGDQIGSVLQGISLSSGFSKISTGQDSGLSNSRPSVSLSSGNGGQTFNSAGKSGSGNNGSQWGAQTNPIGWASPSANVSSGNGKPNASGWSNPNSGTSPNPAAGEWGSSDKPNSQWSSASSPWGTTSSSVGTGGITSGGSITTPGASNPNPPPKLPNTWAQAAGKGLNLNTMTTTSTTPSVQSSNKSQITAGSSASQTLLDPQEQEIRRAIESNTGWGQTPVRQDTNWDVDSTPSPMSKHKYGASEMTQPSNVWNNNNGTAIWEPTKENKPSSWQAGAANHTGGPPWEGGERHDPSAWGGAPSSRTPSDSSPGPWATNSEKPIGTWGGNTSQPTDWGRPKTETGSWAGSSDPRSRNSTSSWGDTAAGDSTVGWDSQPPNRRSVEDMGTTYWGEPQMTHQNRPPPTNWNTPPTPATPLTPRPKPEEEVWSKPSTKGPPPPSAPSGWGDPSPPSTKVDDGTSIWAANNQHQARAGGWGDTGWGSSSGAKPKMSSSSWEGDNMTWNPNGGRKPGESWTPDDNGGDSPWGDTDMGNWEGSQETNHSWNIVSGFKKRPSIKGANFSRGPGQPPQMRIKLLQQLMDMGYKKDEAQHALINNNMSFENALADLKGGATFDRKDQDIDVFSVDGAKPRKLRPDMGHPINDDISDTQLDANPYVPTISMQNTPFPNAQIPNQQMFASPMKQGPSLNPSSLNASNPSINSLQQKIIQQKILSQLTPTPPPPQPMNTMNSTQGPAIRGQIPPQAQTVQQQMAQQQILQQLRMAVQAGLISQQLLNQHLPPTILLMLQQLLQLQTFLQQLVTKQQVIQQNKAGMNPAIQRQQLEQVGLAIAKIRQQMLQLQQQIAQAQQQLLSKHPSVSETPDPMIPIQQEIGLTTGVPTQPQSRLTQWKRQTPDKEVDGVGDDLNLNKAVGSKPLHQSHSTPNLGKFESLNIGGDSTWSSVSTNSTTPNWPTMSVMPSVPGQPEGKGILDKESQAVDPATTTSNSSMLNLDNIIHEFVPGKPWQGMTKNVEDDPHITPGSFSRSLSVNTIKDEYLSNLAALTKTSPNAATDQQMSSQLTSQPSSTWSKDYPRSATGANQNLSSSKLWNDAVTPTSLTSELWGVPLPKSSAAPSRPPPGLSHQAKSGWGSGVQRQQSWAGSTGGSAFTPVGSSSSWDSRSPSVSVWLMLRNLTPQIDGSTLKTLCQQHGPLQFFYLNHGQALVRYSKGEEASKAQKSLNTCILGNTTILAEFVSDAEVTRFMQESSAVNASSTPSQWSQSSQPNYRSAGHYSNRSETTVWNHAAAASGPPPPPAAFSSGFPGNSTMWGGGNLWGGSLALEEHSSNPLLGNLLGGESI; encoded by the exons ATGCAACAAG CTGCTGCTGGGAAAAAGCCTAGTAATCAGTCAGGTTCCAGATCAGGTTGGGGGGAAGGCGACGACGACGGGGGGTGGAGTCAGGGACCCCCAGCTACAGGAAGTGGTTGGACAGAGCTTG AGTGTGCGGCATCTAGTGAAAACGGGGATGAAATAGGTACATGGCATAACCCGCCAGAGTCCAGCTGGTCAGcgaacaataatgaaataattgtgGATTCTAGAGATAAGGAAGCCTGGCCCTCCATAGGGGATAATTCCGAGGAAACATCGGAGAGTGGAGAGGCAGATAACTGTTCTGTGAAATCGGGGTCTGTGATATCTAGCTCAAGTAACCAGGGCCAAAGTCAGGAGGCTGGCCAAGGTTCAAGTGCCATTCATGGTCAAAGTGCTTCCAGTATTTGGGGCGCCTCTAATTCCAGCGGGCAAGGTTCTGACTCTAATGTATGGGGCATTGGGAGTACCCCAAGCCCCTCTGCTAACATGAACTCCATAGGGTGGGGAAACTTGCCTGCCAGTGTATCTGTGAACAACCAAGGACATAATATGCAACCAAGTGCCAGTTCTGCTGGAAGTGATAGTGCAcaagaatttacaaattccagTCCATTTTCTGGCTGGGGTGTCAGTGCTGCTCAAGGCAGCTCCCCAATGCCACAATATTCCATGCAAATGCCTGGTAGTGGGAACAAAGAGAAACTCCACGGGTTCTTACCAAATGGTGGTGCTCAAATGGACAAATCAAATGGCTCCGTGTTTGGTGGCGATCAGATCGGGTCAGTTTTGCAGGGTATTAGTTTGAGTTCCGGATTTTCAAAAATCTCAACTGGTCAAGACTCTGGTCTGTCGAACAGCAGGCCCTCTGTCAGCCTCAGTTCTGGTAACGGAGGGCAAACTTTCAACAGTGCAGGCAAAAGCGGCAGTGGCAATAATGGAAGTCAGTGGGGAGCCCAAACCAACCCTATTGGTTGGGCATCTCCTAGTGCTAATGTAAGCAGTGGCAATGGCAAACCCAATGCATCAGGCTGGAGCAATCCAAACTCCGGCACTTCCCCTAACCCTGCTGCTGGGGAGTGGGGTAGTAGTGACAAACCCAACTCTCAGTGGAGCAGTGCCAGTAGTCCCTGGGGCACGACAAGCAGCAGTGTTGGGACAGGAGGCATTACTAGTGGGGGCAGCATTACAACCCCAGGGGCCAGCAATCCTAACCCACCCCCTAAACTTCCCAACACATGGGCACAAGCTGCTGGCAAGGGACTCAACCTCAATACAATGACCACAACCTCCACCACGCCTAGTGTTCAAAGCTCCAACAAAAGCCAAATAACTGCTGGTAGCTCTGCATCTCAAACACTGCTGGACCCTCAAGAGCAGGAGATACGACGTGCCATAGAGAGCAATACAGGCTGGGGTCAAACACCTGTCAGACAGGACACGAACTGGGATGTAGATTCAACACCCTCCCCAATGTCCAAGCACAAATATGGGGCCAGTGAAATGACTCAGCCCAGTAATGTgtggaacaacaacaacggaacTGCTATTTGGGAACccacaaaagaaaacaagccCAGCTCTTGGCAGGCCGGTGCTGCTAATCACACAGGTGGGCCTCCGTGGGAAGGCGGTGAAAGACATGACCCCAGTGCCTGGGGTGGTGCCCCCAGCAGCAGAACACCCAGCGACTCTTCGCCAGGGCCTTGGGCAACCAACAGTGAGAAACCTATTGGCACTTGGGGTGGCAACACTAGCCAACCCACAGACTGGGGTAGACCAAAAACAGAGACAGGCTCCTGGGCAGGGAGCAGTGACCCACGCAGTAGAAACTCCACTTCAAGTTGGGGTGATACCGCTGCCGGGGATAGTACTGTGGGATGGGACAGTCAGCCGCCGAACCGCCGATCCGTGGAGGACATGGGCACGACTTATTGGGGTGAACCACAAATGACCCACCAGAACAGACCCCCACCGACAAACTGGAACACCCCTCCTACCCCGGCAACCCCATTAACCCCACGTCCCAAACCTGAGGAAGAAGTCTGGAGTAAACCTTCCACCAAGGGGCCACCTCCGCCCTCAGCCCCATCCGGTTGGGGCGATCCGAGTCCCCCAAGTACCAAAGTTGATGATGGAACAAGCATCTGGGCTGCCAATAATCAGCATCAG GCCCGTGCTGGTGGTTGGGGTGATACAGGATGGGGCAGCTCAAGTGGTGCTAAGCCAAAGATGTCTTCTTCCAGCTGGGAAGGCGATAACATGACCTGGAACCCCAATGGTGGAAGGAAG CCTGGTGAGAGCTGGACCCCAGATGACAATGGTGGGGACAGCCCCTGGGGGGACACAGACATGGGAAACTGGGAGGGCTCACAAGAGACGAATCATTCCTGGAATATTGTCTCTGGCTTCAAGAAAAGACCCAGTATTAAG GGTGCCAACTTTTCCCGTGGCCCTGGCCAACCCCCACAAATGAGAATCAAACTTCTGCAACAGCTGATGGACATGGGCTATAAG aaagATGAAGCTCAACATGCCTTGATCAACAATAACATGAGTTTTGAGAATGCTCTAG CTGATCTGAAAGGTGGTGCTACGTTTGACCGTAAGGATCAGGATATTGACGTGTTCTCAGTTGATGGTGCCAAACCCAGGAAACTGCGGCCCGATATGGGCCACCCTATTAATGATGACATATCAGATACTCAGTTGGATGCCAATCCATATGTGCCTACAATTTCCATGCAAAATACTCCATTTCCAAATGCTCAAATACCAAATCAACAGATGTTTGCCAGTCCTATGAAGCAGGGACCTAGTCTGAACCCGTCTAGTCTCAACGCCAGCAATCCCAGTATTAACTCGCTACAACAGAAAATCATACAGCAGAAGATCCTCAGCCAGCTGACACCCACCCCTCCTCCCCCTCAGCCTATGAACACAATGAATTCCACTCAGGGTCCAGCCATCCGGGGACAGATCCCTCCCCAGGCCCAAACAGTCCAGCAACAGATGGCCCAGCAACAAATCCTCCAGCAATTGCGCATGGCCGTCCAGGCTGGGCTCATCAGTCAGCAGCTCCTCAACCAACACTTACCACCAACCATTCTCCTCATGCTGCAACAGCTGCTCCAGCTGCAGACCTTCCTGCAGCAGCTTGTCACCAAGCAACAGGTTATCCAGCAGAACAAAGCCGGCATGAACCCCGCCATACAGAGACAGCAACTGGAACAAGTCGGACTTGCCATAGCCAAGATACGCCAGCAGATGCTGCAGCTACAGCAACAAATCGCCCAGGCCCAGCAGCAGCTTCTCAGCAAACATCCTAGCGTTTCCGAGACACCCGACCCCATGATCCCTATCCAACAGGAGATAGGTCTCACCACAGGGGTCCCCACCCAGCCTCAGTCTCGACTGACTCAGTGGAAGCGACAAACCCCGGATAAAGAGGTGGACGGCGTGGGTGATGACCTCAACCTAAACAAGGCAGTGGGATCCAAACCTCTGCATCAATCACATTCCACTCCCAACTTGGGTAAATTTGAGTCCCTAAACATAGGCGGTGATTCCACATGGTCAAGCGTATCAACAAACTCCACCACTCCCAACTGGCCGACGATGAGTGTTATGCCTTCGGTGCCCGGCCAACCTGAGGGAAAGGGGATCTTAGACAAGGAATCTCAGGCTGTTGACCCAGCCACAACCACCTCCAACTCCTCCATGCTCAATCTCGACAATATCATCCATGAATTTGTTCCAGGAAAGCCTTGGCAGGGGATGACCAAAAATGTAGAAGATGATCCACATATCACACCTGGCAGCTTTTCCCGATCTCTTAGCGTGAACACAATTAAGGATGAGTATTTGAGCAACCTGGCTGCACTGACAAAGACCAGTCCAAATGCAGCCACTGATCAGCAGATGTCCTCTCAGCTTACCTCTCAGCCTTCGTCCACATGGTCCAAAGACTACCCAAGATCTGCCACAGGGGCCAATCAGAACCTCTCCTCTAGCAAGCTGTGGAACGACGCGGTCACACCCACTAGCCTCACCTCGGAGCTGTGGGGTGTCCCATTACCCAAGAGCAGCGCTGCCCCCTCACGCCCCCCACCCGGGCTCAGTCACCAGGCCAAGTCAGGCTGGGGCTCAGGGGTACAGCGACAGCAGTCGTGGGCCGGAAGCACTGGAGGCTCGGCCTTCACCCCAG TTGGAAGCTCGTCAAGCTGGGATTCCCGATCGCCCAGTGTGTCCGTTTGGTTGATGCTGCGCAACTTGACTCCTCAG ATCGATGGATCGACTCTTAAGACGTTGTGTCAACAGCATGGGCCCCTCCAGTTCTTCTACCTGAATCATGGACAAGCTCTTGTCCGGTACTCAAAGGGCGAGGAAGCGAGCAAGGCCCAGAAGTCTCTGAACACATGCATTCTGGGGAACACGACGATTCTGGCAGAGTTTGTCTCTGATGCAGAGGTGACACGGTTCATGCAGGAGAGCAGCGCAGTCAATGCTTCCTCCACCCCTAGTCAATGGTCACAGTCCTCTCAACCCAACTACCGGTCCGCTGGCCACTATTCTAACCGCAGTGAGACCACCGTCTGGAACCACGCTGCTGCTGCTTCTGGTCCACCACCGCCGCCTGCCGCCTTCTCGTCCGGTTTCCCTGGAAACAGCACAATGTGGGGGGGTGGGAACCTGTGGGGAGGGAGCCTGGCCCTGGAAGAGCATAGCTCTAACCCTTTACTGGGCAATCTTCTTGGGGGGGAATCTATATAA
- the LOC135462040 gene encoding trinucleotide repeat-containing gene 6C protein-like isoform X2, whose product MQQAAAGKKPSNQSGSRSGWGEGDDDGGWSQGPPATGSGWTELECAASSENGDEIGTWHNPPESSWSANNNEIIVDSRDKEAWPSIGDNSEETSESGEADNCSVKSGSVISSSSNQGQSQEAGQGSSAIHGQSASSIWGASNSSGQGSDSNVWGIGSTPSPSANMNSIGWGNLPASVSVNNQGHNMQPSASSAGSDSAQEFTNSSPFSGWGVSAAQGSSPMPQYSMQMPGSGNKEKLHGFLPNGGAQMDKSNGSVFGGDQIGSVLQGISLSSGFSKISTGQDSGLSNSRPSVSLSSGNGGQTFNSAGKSGSGNNGSQWGAQTNPIGWASPSANVSSGNGKPNASGWSNPNSGTSPNPAAGEWGSSDKPNSQWSSASSPWGTTSSSVGTGGITSGGSITTPGASNPNPPPKLPNTWAQAAGKGLNLNTMTTTSTTPSVQSSNKSQITAGSSASQTLLDPQEQEIRRAIESNTGWGQTPVRQDTNWDVDSTPSPMSKHKYGASEMTQPSNVWNNNNGTAIWEPTKENKPSSWQAGAANHTGGPPWEGGERHDPSAWGGAPSSRTPSDSSPGPWATNSEKPIGTWGGNTSQPTDWGRPKTETGSWAGSSDPRSRNSTSSWGDTAAGDSTVGWDSQPPNRRSVEDMGTTYWGEPQMTHQNRPPPTNWNTPPTPATPLTPRPKPEEEVWSKPSTKGPPPPSAPSGWGDPSPPSTKVDDGTSIWAANNQHQARAGGWGDTGWGSSSGAKPKMSSSSWEGDNMTWNPNGGRKPGESWTPDDNGGDSPWGDTDMGNWEGSQETNHSWNIVSGFKKRPSIKGANFSRGPGQPPQMRIKLLQQLMDMGYKKDEAQHALINNNMSFENALADLKGGATFDRKDQDIDVFSVDGAKPRKLRPDMGHPINDDISDTQLDANPYVPTISMQNTPFPNAQIPNQQMFASPMKQGPSLNPSSLNASNPSINSLQQKIIQQKILSQLTPTPPPPQPMNTMNSTQGPAIRGQIPPQAQTVQQQMAQQQILQQLRMAVQAGLISQQLLNQHLPPTILLMLQQLLQLQTFLQQLVTKQQVIQQNKAGMNPAIQRQQLEQVGLAIAKIRQQMLQLQQQIAQAQQQLLSKHPSVSETPDPMIPIQQEIGLTTGVPTQPQSRLTQWKRQTPDKEVDGVGDDLNLNKAVGSKPLHQSHSTPNLGKFESLNIGGDSTWSSVSTNSTTPNWPTMSVMPSVPGQPEGKGILDKESQAVDPATTTSNSSMLNLDNIIHEFVPGKPWQGMTKNVEDDPHITPGSFSRSLSVNTIKDEYLSNLAALTKTSPNAATDQQMSSQLTSQPSSTWSKDYPRSATGANQNLSSSKLWNDAVTPTSLTSELWGVPLPKSSAAPSRPPPGLSHQAKSGWGSGVQRQQSWAGSTGGSAFTPDRWIDS is encoded by the exons ATGCAACAAG CTGCTGCTGGGAAAAAGCCTAGTAATCAGTCAGGTTCCAGATCAGGTTGGGGGGAAGGCGACGACGACGGGGGGTGGAGTCAGGGACCCCCAGCTACAGGAAGTGGTTGGACAGAGCTTG AGTGTGCGGCATCTAGTGAAAACGGGGATGAAATAGGTACATGGCATAACCCGCCAGAGTCCAGCTGGTCAGcgaacaataatgaaataattgtgGATTCTAGAGATAAGGAAGCCTGGCCCTCCATAGGGGATAATTCCGAGGAAACATCGGAGAGTGGAGAGGCAGATAACTGTTCTGTGAAATCGGGGTCTGTGATATCTAGCTCAAGTAACCAGGGCCAAAGTCAGGAGGCTGGCCAAGGTTCAAGTGCCATTCATGGTCAAAGTGCTTCCAGTATTTGGGGCGCCTCTAATTCCAGCGGGCAAGGTTCTGACTCTAATGTATGGGGCATTGGGAGTACCCCAAGCCCCTCTGCTAACATGAACTCCATAGGGTGGGGAAACTTGCCTGCCAGTGTATCTGTGAACAACCAAGGACATAATATGCAACCAAGTGCCAGTTCTGCTGGAAGTGATAGTGCAcaagaatttacaaattccagTCCATTTTCTGGCTGGGGTGTCAGTGCTGCTCAAGGCAGCTCCCCAATGCCACAATATTCCATGCAAATGCCTGGTAGTGGGAACAAAGAGAAACTCCACGGGTTCTTACCAAATGGTGGTGCTCAAATGGACAAATCAAATGGCTCCGTGTTTGGTGGCGATCAGATCGGGTCAGTTTTGCAGGGTATTAGTTTGAGTTCCGGATTTTCAAAAATCTCAACTGGTCAAGACTCTGGTCTGTCGAACAGCAGGCCCTCTGTCAGCCTCAGTTCTGGTAACGGAGGGCAAACTTTCAACAGTGCAGGCAAAAGCGGCAGTGGCAATAATGGAAGTCAGTGGGGAGCCCAAACCAACCCTATTGGTTGGGCATCTCCTAGTGCTAATGTAAGCAGTGGCAATGGCAAACCCAATGCATCAGGCTGGAGCAATCCAAACTCCGGCACTTCCCCTAACCCTGCTGCTGGGGAGTGGGGTAGTAGTGACAAACCCAACTCTCAGTGGAGCAGTGCCAGTAGTCCCTGGGGCACGACAAGCAGCAGTGTTGGGACAGGAGGCATTACTAGTGGGGGCAGCATTACAACCCCAGGGGCCAGCAATCCTAACCCACCCCCTAAACTTCCCAACACATGGGCACAAGCTGCTGGCAAGGGACTCAACCTCAATACAATGACCACAACCTCCACCACGCCTAGTGTTCAAAGCTCCAACAAAAGCCAAATAACTGCTGGTAGCTCTGCATCTCAAACACTGCTGGACCCTCAAGAGCAGGAGATACGACGTGCCATAGAGAGCAATACAGGCTGGGGTCAAACACCTGTCAGACAGGACACGAACTGGGATGTAGATTCAACACCCTCCCCAATGTCCAAGCACAAATATGGGGCCAGTGAAATGACTCAGCCCAGTAATGTgtggaacaacaacaacggaacTGCTATTTGGGAACccacaaaagaaaacaagccCAGCTCTTGGCAGGCCGGTGCTGCTAATCACACAGGTGGGCCTCCGTGGGAAGGCGGTGAAAGACATGACCCCAGTGCCTGGGGTGGTGCCCCCAGCAGCAGAACACCCAGCGACTCTTCGCCAGGGCCTTGGGCAACCAACAGTGAGAAACCTATTGGCACTTGGGGTGGCAACACTAGCCAACCCACAGACTGGGGTAGACCAAAAACAGAGACAGGCTCCTGGGCAGGGAGCAGTGACCCACGCAGTAGAAACTCCACTTCAAGTTGGGGTGATACCGCTGCCGGGGATAGTACTGTGGGATGGGACAGTCAGCCGCCGAACCGCCGATCCGTGGAGGACATGGGCACGACTTATTGGGGTGAACCACAAATGACCCACCAGAACAGACCCCCACCGACAAACTGGAACACCCCTCCTACCCCGGCAACCCCATTAACCCCACGTCCCAAACCTGAGGAAGAAGTCTGGAGTAAACCTTCCACCAAGGGGCCACCTCCGCCCTCAGCCCCATCCGGTTGGGGCGATCCGAGTCCCCCAAGTACCAAAGTTGATGATGGAACAAGCATCTGGGCTGCCAATAATCAGCATCAG GCCCGTGCTGGTGGTTGGGGTGATACAGGATGGGGCAGCTCAAGTGGTGCTAAGCCAAAGATGTCTTCTTCCAGCTGGGAAGGCGATAACATGACCTGGAACCCCAATGGTGGAAGGAAG CCTGGTGAGAGCTGGACCCCAGATGACAATGGTGGGGACAGCCCCTGGGGGGACACAGACATGGGAAACTGGGAGGGCTCACAAGAGACGAATCATTCCTGGAATATTGTCTCTGGCTTCAAGAAAAGACCCAGTATTAAG GGTGCCAACTTTTCCCGTGGCCCTGGCCAACCCCCACAAATGAGAATCAAACTTCTGCAACAGCTGATGGACATGGGCTATAAG aaagATGAAGCTCAACATGCCTTGATCAACAATAACATGAGTTTTGAGAATGCTCTAG CTGATCTGAAAGGTGGTGCTACGTTTGACCGTAAGGATCAGGATATTGACGTGTTCTCAGTTGATGGTGCCAAACCCAGGAAACTGCGGCCCGATATGGGCCACCCTATTAATGATGACATATCAGATACTCAGTTGGATGCCAATCCATATGTGCCTACAATTTCCATGCAAAATACTCCATTTCCAAATGCTCAAATACCAAATCAACAGATGTTTGCCAGTCCTATGAAGCAGGGACCTAGTCTGAACCCGTCTAGTCTCAACGCCAGCAATCCCAGTATTAACTCGCTACAACAGAAAATCATACAGCAGAAGATCCTCAGCCAGCTGACACCCACCCCTCCTCCCCCTCAGCCTATGAACACAATGAATTCCACTCAGGGTCCAGCCATCCGGGGACAGATCCCTCCCCAGGCCCAAACAGTCCAGCAACAGATGGCCCAGCAACAAATCCTCCAGCAATTGCGCATGGCCGTCCAGGCTGGGCTCATCAGTCAGCAGCTCCTCAACCAACACTTACCACCAACCATTCTCCTCATGCTGCAACAGCTGCTCCAGCTGCAGACCTTCCTGCAGCAGCTTGTCACCAAGCAACAGGTTATCCAGCAGAACAAAGCCGGCATGAACCCCGCCATACAGAGACAGCAACTGGAACAAGTCGGACTTGCCATAGCCAAGATACGCCAGCAGATGCTGCAGCTACAGCAACAAATCGCCCAGGCCCAGCAGCAGCTTCTCAGCAAACATCCTAGCGTTTCCGAGACACCCGACCCCATGATCCCTATCCAACAGGAGATAGGTCTCACCACAGGGGTCCCCACCCAGCCTCAGTCTCGACTGACTCAGTGGAAGCGACAAACCCCGGATAAAGAGGTGGACGGCGTGGGTGATGACCTCAACCTAAACAAGGCAGTGGGATCCAAACCTCTGCATCAATCACATTCCACTCCCAACTTGGGTAAATTTGAGTCCCTAAACATAGGCGGTGATTCCACATGGTCAAGCGTATCAACAAACTCCACCACTCCCAACTGGCCGACGATGAGTGTTATGCCTTCGGTGCCCGGCCAACCTGAGGGAAAGGGGATCTTAGACAAGGAATCTCAGGCTGTTGACCCAGCCACAACCACCTCCAACTCCTCCATGCTCAATCTCGACAATATCATCCATGAATTTGTTCCAGGAAAGCCTTGGCAGGGGATGACCAAAAATGTAGAAGATGATCCACATATCACACCTGGCAGCTTTTCCCGATCTCTTAGCGTGAACACAATTAAGGATGAGTATTTGAGCAACCTGGCTGCACTGACAAAGACCAGTCCAAATGCAGCCACTGATCAGCAGATGTCCTCTCAGCTTACCTCTCAGCCTTCGTCCACATGGTCCAAAGACTACCCAAGATCTGCCACAGGGGCCAATCAGAACCTCTCCTCTAGCAAGCTGTGGAACGACGCGGTCACACCCACTAGCCTCACCTCGGAGCTGTGGGGTGTCCCATTACCCAAGAGCAGCGCTGCCCCCTCACGCCCCCCACCCGGGCTCAGTCACCAGGCCAAGTCAGGCTGGGGCTCAGGGGTACAGCGACAGCAGTCGTGGGCCGGAAGCACTGGAGGCTCGGCCTTCACCCCAG ATCGATGGATCGACTCTTAA